In Arthrobacter sp. B3I4, the following proteins share a genomic window:
- a CDS encoding FKBP-type peptidyl-prolyl cis-trans isomerase, which translates to MRRLLAILLPGLLLLTACGGGEPAAPEPTSQSAGETAKLDSLKLTENGDKKAPGVEFTKPLEVKDPTIKVVKEGDGDRVKANQVADISIVAFNGKDGSTVEDTFPKDAEKLELNDELKTGSAVIYNAFVGAKVGSHLALAVPGKAAAPASAGAPETPAQPSQLIVIKILAAKDAPKVLDKPEGDAVTPPAGLPTVKENDKGVPVISVEGVAAPTALVSQDLIKGKGQAVKETDTVTVNYVGVALASGKVFDSSYDSGKKATFPLNGVIKGWTQGLAGKTVGSRVLLVIPKDLAYGDQGQGDAKGDLVFVVDILGVK; encoded by the coding sequence GTGCGCCGACTATTAGCAATTCTTCTTCCCGGACTGCTGCTGCTCACCGCCTGTGGTGGCGGCGAACCGGCGGCCCCGGAGCCCACCAGCCAGTCCGCCGGTGAAACAGCGAAACTCGACTCCCTGAAGCTGACCGAGAACGGCGACAAAAAAGCACCCGGCGTCGAATTCACCAAGCCGCTTGAGGTCAAGGACCCCACCATTAAGGTGGTCAAGGAAGGCGACGGCGACCGCGTGAAGGCCAACCAGGTCGCGGACATCTCGATCGTTGCGTTCAACGGCAAGGACGGCTCCACCGTCGAGGACACCTTCCCGAAGGATGCCGAGAAACTCGAGCTGAATGATGAGCTCAAGACCGGCAGTGCCGTCATTTACAACGCCTTCGTCGGTGCCAAGGTCGGCTCCCACCTCGCCCTGGCTGTTCCGGGCAAGGCCGCGGCCCCGGCAAGCGCCGGCGCCCCGGAAACTCCCGCCCAGCCCTCGCAGCTGATCGTCATCAAGATCCTCGCGGCCAAGGATGCTCCCAAGGTCCTGGACAAGCCCGAGGGCGACGCCGTGACCCCGCCCGCCGGCCTGCCGACCGTGAAGGAAAACGACAAGGGTGTTCCGGTTATCTCCGTCGAGGGCGTAGCCGCCCCCACGGCACTGGTTTCCCAGGACCTGATCAAGGGCAAGGGCCAGGCCGTGAAGGAAACCGACACCGTCACCGTCAACTACGTCGGCGTCGCGCTTGCCAGCGGCAAGGTGTTCGACTCCAGCTACGACAGCGGCAAGAAGGCGACATTCCCGCTCAACGGCGTGATCAAGGGCTGGACCCAGGGACTTGCCGGCAAGACCGTCGGCTCCCGCGTCCTCCTGGTCATCCCCAAGGACCTCGCCTACGGCGACCAGGGCCAGGGCGACGCCAAGGGCGACCTCGTCTTCGTCGTCGATATTCTCGGCGTCAAGTAA
- a CDS encoding FKBP-type peptidyl-prolyl cis-trans isomerase has protein sequence MSFGQRNLDREKPEIDFPQGDVPTELVITDLIEGDGPEAKAGDTVSTHYVGVAWSTGEEFDASWGRGAPLDFRVGVGQVIQGWDQGLLGMKVGGRRRLEIPSELAYGSRGAGGAIGPNEALIFVVDLVAVR, from the coding sequence ATGTCATTTGGACAGCGCAACCTCGACCGTGAAAAGCCCGAAATTGACTTCCCGCAGGGCGACGTTCCCACCGAACTCGTGATCACTGACCTGATCGAAGGCGACGGCCCCGAAGCCAAAGCCGGCGACACCGTCTCCACGCACTACGTTGGCGTCGCCTGGTCCACCGGCGAAGAGTTTGACGCCTCGTGGGGCCGCGGCGCTCCGCTGGACTTCCGGGTCGGCGTCGGCCAGGTCATTCAGGGCTGGGACCAGGGCCTGCTGGGCATGAAGGTCGGCGGCCGCCGCCGCCTGGAGATCCCCTCCGAGCTGGCCTACGGCTCCCGGGGCGCCGGCGGAGCGATCGGCCCGAACGAAGCCCTGATCTTCGTCGTCGACCTCGTCGCCGTCCGCTGA